From Treponema primitia ZAS-1, the proteins below share one genomic window:
- the rsmH gene encoding 16S rRNA (cytosine(1402)-N(4))-methyltransferase RsmH, whose amino-acid sequence MTITHTPVLLEETVQYLAPRTDGELMVDATLGEGGHSYAFLSRFPSLRIVGIDADRDIQEKARERLGEFGNRIRFYNGWSHDFFASLVSQALPAGNERPDTILIDLGVSMYHYEESGRGFSFRKDEALDMRIDTSAGDTAADLIARLPEKELADLIYNNAEERYSRRIAHAIVENRSRATITSTVALAEIVSRAVPAEYRRSRVHPATKTFQALRIAVNGELLRLLDLLESALSALKAGGRMGVISFHSLEDRRVKNFFRDKNKDCTCPPETPICRCEGRRVVNLITRKAVAPGFDEIRNNPPSRSAKLRVVEKVFDEGGRS is encoded by the coding sequence ATGACCATTACCCATACCCCGGTTTTGCTGGAGGAAACTGTCCAATACCTCGCACCCCGTACGGATGGTGAGTTGATGGTGGACGCCACCCTAGGGGAAGGCGGGCATAGTTACGCTTTCCTCTCCCGCTTTCCCAGCCTCAGGATTGTGGGTATTGATGCGGACAGGGATATCCAGGAAAAGGCCCGGGAGCGGCTGGGGGAATTCGGGAATCGGATACGCTTTTACAACGGCTGGTCCCATGATTTTTTTGCTTCCCTTGTATCGCAGGCGCTTCCCGCCGGAAATGAACGACCCGATACCATCCTCATCGATCTTGGGGTGAGTATGTACCATTACGAAGAGTCCGGCAGGGGTTTCAGCTTCCGTAAGGATGAAGCCCTGGACATGCGGATCGATACCAGTGCGGGGGATACCGCGGCGGACCTGATCGCCCGGCTTCCGGAAAAAGAACTGGCGGATCTGATCTACAACAATGCCGAGGAACGATATTCCCGGCGTATAGCCCATGCCATTGTAGAAAACCGGTCCCGGGCGACCATCACCAGTACGGTGGCCCTGGCGGAAATTGTAAGCCGGGCGGTTCCTGCGGAGTACCGCCGTTCCAGGGTGCATCCGGCAACGAAGACCTTCCAAGCCCTGCGGATAGCCGTAAACGGGGAACTGCTGCGGCTGCTGGATCTGCTGGAATCGGCCCTTTCTGCGTTAAAAGCCGGCGGGCGTATGGGGGTTATCAGTTTTCATTCCCTGGAGGATAGGCGGGTAAAAAATTTTTTCCGGGACAAAAACAAGGACTGTACCTGCCCGCCGGAAACGCCGATATGTAGATGTGAGGGCCGCCGGGTTGTCAATCTTATAACCCGGAAAGCAGTTGCCCCCGGTTTCGATGAGATTCGGAATAATCCGCCCTCCCGGAGCGCTAAGCTGCGGGTGGTGGAAAAAGTATTTGATGAGGGTGGACGGTCATGA
- a CDS encoding cell division protein FtsL: MRRFILLYFFTLTLPVFLVISVWQSRNYASLQRDVRRLEVVQEEWIESNKRLIAGITLFSSAERIEHIAVEQLGLTKKQPEEILQIRIENGRGRIDG, translated from the coding sequence ATGAGACGGTTTATATTACTTTATTTTTTTACCCTGACACTTCCCGTGTTTTTGGTGATCTCCGTTTGGCAGTCCAGAAACTATGCGTCCCTGCAGCGGGATGTGCGGCGCCTTGAGGTGGTCCAGGAAGAGTGGATCGAAAGTAATAAACGGCTTATCGCGGGGATTACCCTGTTTTCCTCCGCAGAGCGGATAGAACATATTGCGGTAGAACAGCTGGGGCTTACAAAAAAGCAACCGGAAGAAATTTTACAGATCAGGATTGAAAATGGCCGGGGGAGGATCGATGGCTAG
- the mraZ gene encoding division/cell wall cluster transcriptional repressor MraZ, with translation MKSLNGEYKITLDDKGRLSLPTKIRAALEDNNHMLTKGPDGCIWLYPMEEWNKLMQKVRTSSSAFNSDFRALRRHLIGPAQDVEIDKAGRIAIPQTLREYADLNRDCIVLGQDDFVEIWNADRYRSYETESKEEYEIAYEKLGAALLREKDGE, from the coding sequence ATGAAATCCTTGAATGGTGAATACAAAATAACCCTCGATGATAAAGGCCGCTTGAGCCTGCCCACGAAAATTCGGGCAGCCCTGGAGGACAACAATCATATGCTCACCAAGGGACCCGATGGCTGCATTTGGCTTTATCCCATGGAAGAATGGAATAAGCTGATGCAAAAGGTGCGGACGTCCAGCTCCGCCTTTAATTCCGACTTCCGGGCGCTGCGGCGTCACCTCATAGGGCCTGCCCAGGATGTTGAGATTGATAAGGCGGGGCGCATCGCCATTCCCCAAACCCTGCGGGAATATGCGGATCTGAACCGGGATTGCATTGTCCTGGGTCAGGACGATTTTGTTGAAATTTGGAATGCCGACCGGTATAGAAGTTATGAGACTGAAAGTAAAGAAGAATATGAAATTGCCTATGAAAAACTAGGCGCTGCTCTGCTGCGGGAAAAGGACGGCGAGTAA